A segment of the Coraliomargarita parva genome:
TCGAAGTCGATCCGCTCAGCCTGCCCGATGTCCGCGGCCACTTCGGCCCCTATGGTGGCATGTATGTGCCCGAGACCTTGATGACGCCGCTCTTCGAACTGACGGAAGCCTATCACGAGGCCCGCAAGGACCCGGCATTCCAGAAGGAACTCGACTTTCATCTGCGCGAATTCGCCGGCCGTCCAACCAATCTGTATTTCGCGGAGCGCCTTACCGAGCACTGCGGCGGAGCCAAGATCTATCTCAAGCGGGAAGACCTGCTCCACACCGGCGCCCACAAGATAAACAATGCCCTCGGCCAGGCCCTGGTTGCCAAACGCATGGGCAAGAAACGAATCATCGCCGAAACCGGAGCCGGGCAGCACGGCATCGCCACCGCCGCCATGTGTGCGAAGATGGGCTTTGAGTGCGTCATTTACATGGGTGAGGAAGACATGCGCCGCCAGGCCCTCAACGTCTATCGCATGCGCCTCTGCGGCGCCGAGGTGCGCGGCGTCTCCGCCGGTCAGAAAACCCTGAAGGAAGCGGTCAACGAAGCCATGCGCGACTGGGTGACCAATGTACGCGACACCCACTACATCATCGGCTCCGCCCTCGGGGCACACCCCTTCCCCATGATGGTGCGCGACTTCCAGCGCGTCATCGGCGAGGAAGCCCGACGCCAGATCCTCGAGAAGGAAGGCCGCCTCCCGGATGAGGTCGCCGCCTGCGTCGGAGGCGGCTCCAACGCCATCGGCGTCTTCTTTGCCTTCCTCCAGGACGAAGCCGTCCGCCTCACCGGTGTCGAAGCCGGCGGCCGCGAAATCACCCGCGGCGAGCACGCCGCCCGTTTTGCCGGCGGCCGCCTCGGCGTCCTGCAAGGCGCCAAGACCTGGATCCTGCAGGATGACGATGGACAGATCGATTTGACCCATTCCGTCTCGGCTGGCCTGGACTATGCCGCCGTCGGTCCCGAACATGCCTACTACAAGGATGCCGGACGCATCGATTTCGGTTACGCCACCGATGCCGAAGCACTCGACGCCTTCAAGGCCATGTGCTCGATCGAAGGCATCGTCCCCGCCCTGGAATCCTCCCACGGCGTCGCCTACACCATGAAGCGCGCCCGCGAGATGGCTCCGGACCAGATCATCATCGGCAACCTCAGCGGCCGTGGCGACAAGGACGTCCAGGAAGTGGCCCGCGTACTGGGCGAACAATAATCCGACCCCCTATCACATGCTCCTCGTCATCGATAATTTTGATTCCTTCACCTACAATCTGGTCCAGTACTTCGGCCAGTTGGGGGTGGAGCAAAAGGTCTTCCGGAACAATGAAATCACCCCGGAAGAGGCGCTGGCCCTCAACCCGGACCGCGTCATGATCTCTCCCGGCCCCTGCTCGCCCACCGAAGCCGGGGTCAGCCTCGAGATGATCGGCGCCTTTGCCGGCAAGAAGCCGATCCTCGGCGTCTGCCTCGGCCACCAAAGCATCGGACAGTATTTCGGCGGCAAGGTCGTGCGCGCCGACCGCCTCATGCACGGCAAAACCTCCCCCGTGAAGCACCGGAACACCGACCTCTTCGAAGGCCTCCCCAATCCCTTCCGGGCCACTCGCTACCACTCGCTCCTCGTCGAGCGCAGCAGCCTGCCCGACTGCCTCGAAATCACCGCCGAGACCGACGAAGGTGAAATCATGGGCCTCGCCCACAAGGAACTCCCCGTCTGGGGCGTCCAGTTCCACCCCGAGTCCATCGCCACCGAAGACGGCATGCGCATCCTCCAGAACTTCCTCAAGCTCTAGCAGGCCAGCGGCCGATGGCCGCGAGCGTTGTTCGTTGCTTGTTGGACGTTGTCTGGATACACGGCAAAGACTCCCTGTAGCGAAAGCGCGAAAGCGATTTCCACAGAGATCTAACGACCTCTCGAAGGACATCTCGTCCAACGAACAACTCAGGTCTCAGGTTTCAGCCGTCAGCCTTCCACAGCCCCCAACCACTAAATATAGTGATTGATTCCCAAAACGTATATATCTAGTGTTTCTCTTTTTCGGAAAGCTGCACGCCAGCCAACCACCAGTAACCCGGACATTAGACCGATGCGTTGCCCCAAATGCACATCACTCGAAACCAAGGTGCTCGATACCCGTACCGGGAAAAACGAGACCTCGATCCGCCGTCGGCGCGAATGCCTCGACTGCGGGTACCGGTTCACGACGATCGAAGAAGTCTTACGCTCTGATCTTCAAGTAGTTAAGCGAGACGGCAGG
Coding sequences within it:
- the trpB gene encoding tryptophan synthase subunit beta, whose translation is MQTEKPVLEVDPLSLPDVRGHFGPYGGMYVPETLMTPLFELTEAYHEARKDPAFQKELDFHLREFAGRPTNLYFAERLTEHCGGAKIYLKREDLLHTGAHKINNALGQALVAKRMGKKRIIAETGAGQHGIATAAMCAKMGFECVIYMGEEDMRRQALNVYRMRLCGAEVRGVSAGQKTLKEAVNEAMRDWVTNVRDTHYIIGSALGAHPFPMMVRDFQRVIGEEARRQILEKEGRLPDEVAACVGGGSNAIGVFFAFLQDEAVRLTGVEAGGREITRGEHAARFAGGRLGVLQGAKTWILQDDDGQIDLTHSVSAGLDYAAVGPEHAYYKDAGRIDFGYATDAEALDAFKAMCSIEGIVPALESSHGVAYTMKRAREMAPDQIIIGNLSGRGDKDVQEVARVLGEQ
- a CDS encoding anthranilate synthase component II, translating into MLLVIDNFDSFTYNLVQYFGQLGVEQKVFRNNEITPEEALALNPDRVMISPGPCSPTEAGVSLEMIGAFAGKKPILGVCLGHQSIGQYFGGKVVRADRLMHGKTSPVKHRNTDLFEGLPNPFRATRYHSLLVERSSLPDCLEITAETDEGEIMGLAHKELPVWGVQFHPESIATEDGMRILQNFLKL